The proteins below are encoded in one region of Syntrophotalea carbinolica DSM 2380:
- the aroA gene encoding 3-phosphoshikimate 1-carboxyvinyltransferase, which yields MSENQVIKPGGRLVGEVQVPGDKSISHRAIMLGALGEGETVVRGLLRGEDNLATLEAFRSMGVAFCEDGDGALRIAGRGLHGLQEPQDVIDCGNSGTTMRLMTGLLAGQQFFSVMTGDRFLRKRPMKRVVGPLTAMGAHILGRAGGEYAPLALQGKTLQGITHHSAVASAQVKSALLLGGLYAEGPTTVHEPHRSRDHSERMLTWFGADVRPFEGGVTLHPGSCLKGGEVIVPGDISSAAFFMVAALIVPGSELLIRQVGVNPTRSGVIDILRQMGGNIELLNERDCSGEPVADILVKASDLKGVEIGGAVIPRAIDEFPVISVAAAFAEGRTVIRDARELRVKETDRIASMCSQMGALGALVEPREDGMVITGGPSLGAAKVSSLGDHRIGMSMAVAALRASAPVTVTDTECTATSFPGFWELFNSVREH from the coding sequence ATGAGTGAAAATCAGGTAATAAAACCCGGCGGCCGATTGGTTGGCGAAGTGCAGGTTCCCGGAGATAAGTCTATTTCGCATCGGGCCATTATGCTTGGTGCGCTGGGTGAGGGTGAGACCGTGGTGCGCGGGCTTTTGCGCGGCGAGGATAATTTAGCCACTCTGGAGGCCTTTCGATCTATGGGCGTGGCTTTCTGCGAGGATGGCGACGGCGCGTTGCGTATTGCCGGTCGCGGTTTGCATGGTTTGCAGGAACCTCAGGACGTTATCGATTGCGGCAATTCCGGAACCACCATGCGTTTAATGACCGGCCTGTTGGCGGGCCAGCAGTTTTTCTCGGTTATGACGGGCGACCGGTTTTTACGTAAACGCCCCATGAAGCGCGTGGTTGGCCCTTTGACCGCAATGGGCGCTCATATTCTGGGTCGGGCCGGCGGTGAATATGCGCCTTTGGCATTGCAGGGGAAAACACTGCAGGGAATCACCCATCACTCTGCCGTTGCCAGCGCGCAGGTCAAATCCGCCTTGCTGCTGGGTGGACTTTACGCCGAAGGCCCGACGACGGTCCACGAGCCCCATCGTTCCAGAGATCACAGCGAACGCATGTTGACCTGGTTCGGTGCCGATGTCAGGCCCTTTGAAGGCGGCGTGACCCTGCATCCCGGTTCTTGTCTTAAAGGGGGCGAGGTTATAGTGCCCGGGGATATCTCTTCGGCAGCCTTTTTTATGGTGGCTGCATTGATCGTGCCCGGCTCCGAACTCCTGATACGACAGGTAGGGGTTAATCCGACCCGCAGTGGTGTTATCGATATCCTTCGTCAGATGGGCGGCAACATCGAACTGCTCAACGAGCGCGACTGCTCCGGCGAACCGGTCGCCGATATCCTGGTTAAGGCAAGTGACCTTAAGGGTGTCGAAATCGGTGGCGCCGTGATCCCTCGTGCCATCGACGAGTTCCCTGTTATCAGTGTTGCAGCCGCTTTTGCCGAAGGCCGGACCGTGATTCGTGATGCCAGGGAATTGCGCGTCAAGGAGACCGATAGAATCGCATCCATGTGTTCGCAAATGGGGGCACTCGGTGCTCTGGTGGAGCCGCGGGAGGATGGCATGGTGATCACCGGCGGACCTTCTCTTGGCGCAGCTAAGGTCAGTTCCCTGGGCGACCATCGTATCGGCATGAGTATGGCGGTGGCGGCATTGCGCGCCTCCGCTCCGGTAACCGTTACCGATACTGAATGTACGGCAACCTCTTTTCCCGGTTTTTGGGAACTCTTCAACAGTGTTCGGGAACATTAA
- a CDS encoding 4-hydroxy-3-methylbut-2-enyl diphosphate reductase — translation MKIILADSAGFCFGVKRATNLAFDAAEQFEHICSLGPIIHSPQVVKKLEEKGIKVIRKVEDIDHGAVIIRSHGITAEELDIIHDRELKIVDATCPFVKKAQDYATMLCNEGYSVVLVGEKDHPEVQGIISYTRGGEVFVVADCKEAQRLPNRPKLGIVAQTTQSFKNLQQIADICLGKSKEVRIFNTICDATSVRQNEARKIACEADLMLVVGGFNSANTTRLAQICQEIQPRTFHVETVEQIQDGWFEGVECVGITAGASTPRWIIDQVVERVSDMSK, via the coding sequence ATGAAGATCATTCTGGCCGATAGTGCCGGTTTCTGTTTTGGCGTCAAGCGTGCCACCAACCTCGCTTTTGATGCCGCCGAGCAATTTGAGCACATCTGTTCACTCGGTCCCATTATCCATTCGCCGCAGGTAGTCAAAAAGCTGGAGGAAAAAGGGATCAAGGTCATCCGCAAGGTCGAGGACATCGATCATGGCGCCGTGATTATTCGCTCCCACGGTATAACGGCCGAGGAACTCGACATTATTCACGATCGCGAACTGAAGATTGTGGATGCGACCTGTCCGTTCGTAAAAAAGGCCCAGGATTATGCCACCATGCTTTGTAACGAAGGCTATTCGGTGGTTCTGGTCGGCGAAAAGGACCATCCGGAAGTGCAGGGCATTATTTCCTACACGCGGGGCGGTGAAGTGTTTGTCGTAGCCGATTGCAAGGAAGCCCAGCGTCTGCCCAACAGGCCCAAACTGGGCATTGTCGCACAGACGACCCAGTCGTTTAAGAATCTTCAGCAAATAGCGGATATCTGTCTCGGAAAGAGTAAGGAAGTTCGTATATTCAATACCATATGCGATGCAACTTCCGTGCGTCAGAACGAAGCTCGTAAAATAGCCTGCGAAGCCGATCTCATGCTGGTTGTGGGTGGTTTCAACAGTGCCAATACCACCAGGCTTGCCCAGATCTGCCAGGAAATCCAACCGCGGACTTTTCATGTCGAAACGGTCGAGCAGATTCAGGACGGGTGGTTTGAAGGGGTCGAATGCGTCGGTATTACCGCCGGGGCTTCCACGCCGCGCTGGATTATCGATCAGGTCGTCGAGCGGGTCTCCGACATGTCCAAATAA
- a CDS encoding prephenate dehydrogenase — translation MSDFFIPKLAVVGVGLIGGSFALALKEAGLVGEVVGIGRGRANLETALKKGVVDAFTHSLAEGVAGADVVFLATPVQTLAKVAAEVIPHMKPGSVLTDGGSVKAEVICAIEPLLREDIQFVPGHPVAGTEQSGAAAAFASLYRGRRCILTPTSRTDGQALELIKSLWQAAGSEVVVMTPEKHDRVLAGISHLPHMVAYALVDAVANCGGENENILNYSAGGFRDFTRIASSDPTMWRDIALSNRVALLEVLETFEHSLAEVKRDICQGNGEALYDFFLRSKQRRDAIV, via the coding sequence ATGTCGGATTTTTTTATTCCCAAATTAGCCGTGGTCGGTGTCGGGTTGATCGGAGGATCCTTCGCCCTGGCCCTCAAGGAGGCCGGCCTGGTCGGCGAGGTTGTCGGTATCGGCCGTGGCCGTGCCAATCTCGAAACGGCCCTCAAAAAGGGCGTGGTCGACGCGTTCACTCATTCCCTGGCCGAGGGTGTGGCCGGCGCGGATGTGGTTTTTCTGGCAACGCCGGTGCAGACCCTGGCCAAAGTAGCGGCCGAGGTTATCCCGCATATGAAACCCGGTTCCGTGTTGACGGACGGCGGCAGCGTCAAGGCCGAAGTCATCTGCGCGATAGAACCTCTGTTGCGCGAGGATATCCAGTTTGTGCCCGGACATCCGGTAGCCGGTACTGAACAAAGCGGCGCAGCGGCTGCATTTGCCTCTCTTTATCGGGGACGCCGTTGTATTCTTACGCCGACCTCGCGTACCGATGGCCAGGCTCTGGAGCTGATCAAATCTCTCTGGCAGGCTGCCGGCAGCGAGGTGGTCGTGATGACACCGGAAAAACACGACCGCGTGCTTGCCGGCATCAGCCATCTGCCGCATATGGTGGCTTATGCACTGGTCGATGCCGTGGCCAATTGCGGTGGTGAGAATGAGAATATCCTCAACTATTCCGCCGGGGGATTCCGTGATTTTACGCGCATCGCATCTTCCGATCCGACCATGTGGCGGGATATCGCTCTGAGTAACCGGGTTGCTTTGCTGGAAGTCCTCGAGACTTTCGAGCACAGTCTGGCAGAGGTCAAGCGCGATATTTGTCAGGGCAACGGTGAGGCGCTATACGACTTTTTCCTACGGTCCAAGCAGCGTCGGGATGCCATCGTATAA
- a CDS encoding integration host factor subunit beta, with protein sequence MTKSELIEELSYLNGILSKKESELVVNTLLDGIRDALVGGDRVEIRGFGSFTVRTREAREARNPKSGEVVAIPAKKTAFFKTGKQLRERVDKGA encoded by the coding sequence ATGACCAAGAGCGAGTTGATTGAAGAGCTTTCCTATTTGAATGGGATCCTGAGTAAAAAAGAGTCCGAACTGGTGGTCAATACGCTGCTGGATGGCATACGTGATGCGCTGGTCGGAGGAGACCGGGTCGAAATCCGTGGTTTCGGGTCCTTTACGGTACGCACCCGTGAAGCTCGGGAAGCCCGCAATCCCAAAAGCGGTGAAGTTGTTGCTATTCCGGCCAAAAAGACAGCTTTTTTCAAAACCGGCAAACAGCTTCGCGAGCGCGTCGATAAAGGCGCATAA
- a CDS encoding HAD family hydrolase, which translates to MTEIRGIIYDCDGVLFDSRRANLAFYRHVLDHFDSPLSLTENSPEADLCHTHASTVVFEVLLGEARVAEAQAFAASADLRFLLDLMTPEEGMPGVLESLAGRMELALATNRGHSVRDLLAHFRMLPHFHTIVTSQDVHRPKPSPDMLLLAVEKLGLSPGEVLFVGDSDLDRQAAFHAGVRFVAYKGLVESDLVIQDHMELLTLLDLSSREV; encoded by the coding sequence ATGACCGAGATACGCGGAATCATATACGACTGCGATGGCGTTTTGTTCGATAGCCGACGTGCCAATCTTGCTTTTTACCGCCATGTTCTCGATCACTTTGATAGCCCCTTATCGTTGACCGAGAACAGTCCTGAGGCCGATCTCTGTCATACACATGCCAGTACCGTCGTATTCGAAGTTCTGCTCGGGGAGGCCAGGGTGGCCGAAGCTCAAGCCTTTGCAGCTTCCGCCGACCTGCGTTTTCTGCTGGATCTTATGACCCCCGAGGAGGGCATGCCGGGTGTTCTCGAATCGTTGGCCGGGCGCATGGAATTGGCTCTGGCAACCAATCGCGGCCATAGCGTTCGCGATCTTCTGGCGCATTTCCGCATGTTGCCCCATTTTCACACCATCGTGACATCCCAGGACGTCCATCGTCCCAAGCCTTCACCGGATATGCTGCTGCTGGCCGTTGAGAAACTGGGTCTGAGCCCTGGTGAGGTTTTATTTGTCGGTGATTCGGATTTGGATCGCCAGGCGGCCTTTCATGCCGGAGTACGGTTTGTGGCGTATAAGGGTTTGGTGGAAAGTGACCTGGTGATTCAGGACCATATGGAACTGCTGACACTGTTGGATCTATCCTCCCGGGAGGTTTGA
- the sppA gene encoding signal peptide peptidase SppA, with protein MKKRPFLMALFTLGAIFILFLIITLLLSRCTGNFQGLPVGERIGVVEISGMLMVSEPTVKQLVSFKEDHSIKAVILRVNSPGGAVAPSQEIHDEVARVAALKPVVVSMASVAASGGYYVSIPAQRIVANPGTITGSIGVIMQTTNYQELYDKLGLKNEVVKSGQHKDLGSPLRPMTPADRKILQGVIDDVYDQFVSAVSKGRKLPVEKVRTLADGRIFTGRQAMQAGLVDSLGGMQDAVAIASELAGISGEPKLVYPPKDKESLLKYFIEESVSQVGRALQQRQQGSPAMQYLWTGRD; from the coding sequence ATGAAAAAGAGACCTTTTCTGATGGCCCTGTTCACTCTCGGGGCCATCTTTATTTTATTTTTGATCATTACGCTGCTGCTTTCGCGTTGTACGGGCAATTTTCAGGGATTGCCTGTTGGCGAACGCATCGGCGTTGTCGAGATCAGCGGCATGCTGATGGTCTCAGAGCCAACCGTTAAACAGCTTGTTTCCTTTAAGGAAGATCATTCCATAAAAGCTGTTATCCTACGCGTTAATTCCCCCGGAGGTGCTGTCGCTCCCTCCCAGGAAATTCATGATGAAGTTGCAAGGGTCGCTGCCCTGAAACCCGTGGTTGTTTCCATGGCATCGGTCGCCGCCTCCGGCGGCTACTACGTCAGTATCCCTGCTCAACGCATTGTCGCCAATCCCGGAACCATCACCGGTAGCATTGGGGTCATTATGCAGACCACTAACTATCAGGAATTGTATGATAAGTTGGGTCTTAAAAATGAGGTTGTCAAAAGCGGCCAGCATAAGGACCTCGGTTCACCTTTACGACCGATGACCCCTGCCGATCGAAAAATACTTCAGGGTGTTATCGACGATGTTTATGATCAGTTCGTTTCGGCTGTCAGCAAGGGGCGTAAGCTTCCTGTTGAAAAGGTTCGGACGTTGGCTGACGGGCGGATTTTTACCGGCCGGCAAGCCATGCAGGCAGGTTTGGTCGACTCTTTGGGTGGTATGCAGGATGCCGTTGCCATAGCCTCGGAATTGGCGGGTATAAGTGGCGAACCCAAACTGGTCTATCCACCCAAGGATAAAGAAAGTTTACTGAAATATTTTATTGAAGAATCCGTTTCTCAGGTTGGCCGAGCTCTGCAACAGCGACAACAGGGTTCTCCGGCAATGCAATATCTGTGGACGGGCCGTGATTAG
- a CDS encoding RluA family pseudouridine synthase: MRLDQYLASAIPDFSRSFARKIIDLGGVHLNGRRMRRSSFPVPGHAAVEVYLDHRDLDIFALDDEHILLRDRYLVVVNKPPGINSQPTPARYKGTLYEALLRLLDDPYNKGRKPSLGMVQRLDRDTSGVMIFSIHARAHKSLSDIFAARRVQKHYLALVAGCMQAPQGEFRSLLARQHRTNLMKSVARGGKEAVTRYRVIEKFGDAELLEVEIPTGRSHQIRVHFAEAGHPLLGDIRYGGPDRWRGVDVPRQMLHARRLELLHPISKEPLNIEAPLPQDFLKLLELGRSQQTAADGSDAIV; this comes from the coding sequence ATGCGACTCGATCAATATCTGGCATCAGCCATTCCCGATTTTTCGCGTTCTTTTGCGCGTAAAATTATCGATTTGGGTGGGGTTCACCTTAATGGTCGGCGTATGCGCAGGAGTTCTTTTCCCGTACCGGGCCATGCCGCTGTCGAGGTCTATCTGGATCATCGGGATCTCGATATCTTTGCCCTTGACGATGAACATATTCTTCTGCGCGACAGGTATCTCGTTGTTGTAAACAAGCCCCCCGGTATTAACTCCCAGCCGACCCCTGCACGGTATAAAGGGACACTTTACGAGGCGTTGCTGAGGCTGCTCGATGATCCCTATAACAAAGGACGGAAACCGTCTCTCGGTATGGTCCAGCGGCTCGATAGGGATACCTCCGGCGTAATGATTTTTTCCATTCATGCGCGTGCGCACAAATCCTTGTCCGATATCTTTGCCGCCCGCCGTGTGCAAAAACACTATCTTGCCCTGGTCGCAGGTTGTATGCAGGCCCCCCAAGGAGAATTTCGTTCCCTTCTGGCCCGTCAACATCGTACCAACCTTATGAAATCGGTAGCCAGGGGAGGCAAGGAAGCGGTGACTCGGTACCGTGTCATTGAAAAATTCGGCGACGCGGAATTGCTGGAGGTCGAAATACCCACCGGACGCTCCCACCAGATTCGGGTTCATTTTGCCGAAGCCGGTCATCCTCTGCTTGGAGATATTCGCTACGGGGGACCGGACCGCTGGCGTGGGGTGGATGTTCCGCGTCAGATGTTGCATGCCCGGCGACTTGAATTGCTGCATCCAATCAGCAAGGAACCACTGAATATCGAGGCGCCTTTGCCGCAAGACTTTCTGAAGTTGCTCGAACTCGGGCGATCGCAGCAGACTGCGGCCGATGGTTCGGATGCTATCGTCTGA
- the lgt gene encoding prolipoprotein diacylglyceryl transferase, with the protein MTYPHIDPIIFRIGPLAVRWYGLMYLLGFLAAYVLIRFLARYRQLDVTSDQVADLLFYCVLGVIAGGRLGYVLFYDPVFYFNHPWQILAVWQGGMSFHGGLLGVVVAVLWWCRHTGNRILLTGDILVTASSVGLGLGRIGNFINGELWGRTTQLPWGMVFPGAGPLPRHPSQLYEAVLEGVVLFGILWLLHLRRAAIGVPFFAFLACYGCFRFLIELVREPDAHIGLLWGTISMGQLLSAPMILVGIVGVWYCWRRAMQP; encoded by the coding sequence TTGACCTACCCTCATATCGATCCGATTATTTTCAGGATCGGTCCTTTGGCCGTGCGCTGGTACGGTTTGATGTATCTGCTTGGATTTCTGGCGGCCTACGTTCTGATTCGTTTTCTGGCCCGCTACCGTCAACTCGACGTCACCTCCGATCAGGTGGCGGACCTGTTGTTCTATTGCGTGCTCGGCGTGATAGCCGGGGGCCGATTGGGATACGTGCTCTTTTACGATCCCGTTTTTTATTTTAATCATCCATGGCAGATTTTGGCTGTATGGCAAGGGGGCATGAGCTTTCATGGCGGGTTGCTTGGTGTCGTGGTTGCTGTACTGTGGTGGTGTCGGCACACGGGAAACCGTATTTTATTGACGGGCGATATTCTGGTTACTGCGTCCAGCGTCGGGCTTGGTCTTGGTCGTATTGGTAATTTTATCAATGGTGAATTATGGGGGCGTACCACCCAATTGCCCTGGGGGATGGTTTTTCCGGGTGCGGGGCCGCTTCCACGTCACCCCAGCCAGCTTTATGAAGCTGTGCTCGAGGGTGTGGTATTGTTCGGCATTCTCTGGCTGCTCCATCTTCGGCGTGCGGCAATCGGTGTTCCGTTTTTTGCTTTCCTGGCCTGTTATGGATGCTTTCGGTTTCTCATCGAGTTGGTGCGGGAGCCTGATGCCCATATCGGATTGCTCTGGGGCACGATCTCCATGGGACAGCTGCTGTCTGCGCCCATGATATTGGTGGGGATTGTCGGGGTGTGGTATTGCTGGCGCCGCGCAATGCAACCATGA
- the cmk gene encoding (d)CMP kinase, which produces MNRQLIIAIDGPSGVGKSTLSRRLAQQLRYVNIDTGAMYRCVALAAHRAGLAADDEKSLQALCADMEIRFVRKDGTEKVLLNGEDVSEAIRTPEISLLSSRVSAQPTVRQCMLGLQRQMGEQGGVVLEGRDIGTVVFPSAEVKFFLAATARERGKRRYLELKAKGMDVDLDQTIAEVEARDAADSGRLHAPLRQAEDAVLIDTTCMNIDQVLERMLQVVAERQQVCDPSKEGAAS; this is translated from the coding sequence GTGAATCGGCAGTTGATTATAGCCATCGACGGCCCGTCCGGCGTCGGTAAAAGCACCCTGAGTCGCCGTTTGGCTCAGCAGTTGCGGTACGTAAATATAGACACCGGAGCCATGTACCGTTGTGTCGCTCTGGCGGCTCACCGTGCCGGGCTGGCAGCGGATGACGAAAAATCTCTTCAGGCGCTGTGTGCCGATATGGAGATCCGCTTTGTCCGTAAGGATGGTACGGAAAAGGTTTTACTGAACGGAGAGGATGTGTCGGAAGCTATCCGCACTCCGGAAATCAGTCTGTTGTCATCCAGGGTTTCTGCCCAGCCGACAGTGCGCCAATGCATGTTGGGGCTGCAACGCCAGATGGGTGAGCAGGGTGGTGTTGTGCTGGAAGGCCGGGATATCGGTACCGTGGTATTCCCGTCTGCGGAGGTCAAGTTTTTCCTGGCCGCCACCGCCCGGGAACGTGGAAAACGGCGTTATCTGGAACTGAAAGCCAAAGGAATGGATGTCGATCTCGATCAAACCATCGCCGAAGTCGAAGCCAGAGATGCTGCCGACAGCGGCCGCCTGCATGCCCCATTGCGGCAAGCCGAGGATGCCGTGTTGATCGATACGACTTGCATGAATATCGACCAGGTACTGGAGCGCATGCTTCAGGTTGTGGCCGAGCGCCAACAGGTTTGTGATCCGTCGAAGGAGGGTGCTGCATCATGA
- a CDS encoding 30S ribosomal protein S1 yields the protein MVEAKENNNTDEFMDDEFEDMEQSFSELFENSIKELNVGDVVEGTVLQINGDMVVVDVGYKSEGIIPLAEFADESGQVDIKVGDKIDVLFERRENENGLISLSKEKADRQKIWNSLEEDAVVEGRIAARIKGGLSVDIGVNAFLPGSQVDLRPVRNLDKLLGETFEFKIIKLNKRRGNIVLSRRVLLEEQRESLRQDTLETLAEDQEVVGVVKNLTDYGAFIDLGGIDGLLHITDMSWGRVAHPSDVLAVGDKIKVKVLKFDREKERVSLGLKQLTADPWLSVAEKYPTGNRVSGKVVSLTDYGAFVELDEGVEGLIHVSEMSWTKRIKHPSKILNIGDDIESVVLAVDVSNRRISLGLKQIERNPWEVIGEKFPIGTIIEGQVKNITDFGIFVGVDDGIDGLVHISDLSWTKRIKHPSELFKKGDVVKAVVLNIDQENERFSLGIKQLASDPWQTIATRYAPGTMISGKVTSVTDFGIFLEVEEGIEGLIHVSEISKEKVDSPKDFAKVGDNLEAVVLHVDTEDKKIALSIKHVAHQKEKAEVDAFLGSQKSATSNLGDIFKGAMDKAGDKE from the coding sequence ATGGTAGAAGCTAAGGAAAACAACAACACTGATGAATTCATGGATGATGAATTCGAAGACATGGAACAGAGCTTTAGTGAGCTTTTTGAAAACAGCATCAAGGAGCTGAACGTCGGCGATGTCGTCGAAGGCACTGTTCTGCAGATCAACGGTGACATGGTTGTCGTTGATGTCGGGTACAAGTCCGAGGGTATTATCCCGCTGGCCGAATTCGCTGATGAAAGCGGTCAGGTGGACATCAAGGTCGGAGACAAAATCGATGTGCTGTTCGAGCGCCGTGAAAACGAAAACGGCCTGATCAGTCTGTCGAAGGAGAAAGCCGATCGGCAGAAGATCTGGAACAGCCTGGAAGAAGACGCTGTTGTCGAAGGACGTATCGCGGCCCGTATCAAGGGCGGTCTGTCCGTAGACATCGGTGTCAACGCCTTCCTGCCCGGTTCCCAGGTCGATCTGCGCCCTGTCCGCAACCTGGATAAGCTGCTTGGTGAAACCTTCGAGTTCAAGATCATCAAGCTCAATAAGCGTCGCGGTAATATCGTGCTGTCGCGTCGGGTACTGCTGGAAGAACAGCGTGAGTCCCTGCGTCAGGACACCCTTGAGACGCTGGCGGAAGATCAGGAAGTCGTCGGTGTGGTTAAAAATCTCACCGATTACGGCGCATTTATCGATCTTGGCGGCATTGACGGTCTGTTGCATATTACCGATATGTCCTGGGGTCGCGTCGCGCATCCTTCCGATGTGCTTGCCGTCGGCGACAAGATCAAAGTCAAGGTTCTCAAGTTCGATCGCGAAAAAGAGCGTGTTTCCCTTGGCCTCAAACAGCTTACCGCCGATCCCTGGTTGAGCGTGGCTGAAAAATATCCTACCGGTAACAGGGTTTCCGGTAAGGTGGTCAGCCTGACCGATTATGGTGCATTCGTTGAATTGGATGAAGGCGTTGAAGGCCTGATTCACGTCAGCGAAATGAGCTGGACCAAGCGTATCAAACATCCCAGCAAGATCCTCAATATCGGCGACGATATTGAATCGGTTGTGCTGGCTGTCGATGTGTCCAATCGTCGTATCTCCCTTGGTCTCAAGCAGATCGAGCGTAATCCCTGGGAAGTTATCGGCGAGAAGTTCCCCATCGGAACCATTATCGAAGGTCAGGTCAAGAATATCACCGACTTCGGTATTTTTGTCGGCGTTGACGACGGCATTGACGGTCTGGTGCATATCTCGGATCTTTCCTGGACCAAGCGCATCAAGCATCCTTCCGAGTTGTTCAAAAAGGGTGATGTGGTCAAGGCTGTTGTGCTGAATATCGATCAGGAGAACGAACGTTTCTCTCTCGGTATCAAACAACTCGCTTCCGATCCCTGGCAGACCATCGCCACCCGCTATGCGCCGGGTACCATGATCAGCGGCAAGGTCACCTCCGTAACCGATTTCGGTATTTTCCTCGAAGTCGAGGAAGGGATCGAAGGCCTGATTCACGTGTCCGAAATCAGCAAGGAAAAGGTCGATTCGCCGAAGGATTTCGCTAAAGTCGGCGATAACCTCGAGGCCGTTGTGCTGCATGTGGACACCGAAGACAAGAAGATCGCCCTGTCTATCAAACATGTTGCGCACCAGAAGGAAAAGGCTGAAGTCGATGCCTTCCTCGGTTCGCAAAAAAGCGCTACCTCCAATCTTGGGGACATTTTCAAAGGCGCCATGGACAAGGCCGGCGATAAAGAATAA
- a CDS encoding ATP-binding protein has protein sequence MSERIELDITLPKETRYLSLVGQIGESMARSLRRFSGDREELAYHINLVLTEAMANAIQHAQKPSSTEIRITITLIQHKLTIKVYDQGQGFDLCTLAPPDASHLQEHGRGIFIIRTIMDRVTYRKLECGHVLEMEKTLH, from the coding sequence ATGAGCGAAAGGATCGAACTGGACATAACGCTTCCCAAGGAAACCCGCTATCTGAGCCTGGTCGGGCAGATCGGCGAATCGATGGCCCGTTCCCTGCGACGTTTTTCAGGCGACCGTGAGGAACTGGCGTACCATATCAACCTGGTGCTCACCGAAGCTATGGCCAATGCCATCCAACACGCCCAGAAACCCTCCTCCACGGAAATACGCATTACCATCACCCTGATCCAGCACAAACTGACCATCAAAGTCTACGACCAGGGGCAGGGCTTCGATCTCTGCACCCTCGCCCCCCCGGACGCAAGCCATCTACAAGAACACGGGCGTGGTATCTTCATTATTCGCACCATCATGGATCGGGTAACCTACCGCAAACTCGAATGCGGCCATGTGCTTGAAATGGAAAAAACCCTTCACTGA
- a CDS encoding PaaI family thioesterase produces MQSRTHKAISPTLVGEMVELKDGEASAQLKTFADMSADDHGLVHGGFTFGLADYAAMLAVNDPFVVLGAADVRFLAPVRCGDTMKAHAILESREGKKHSVFCTVEVEGKRVFEATFTCFVLEKHILD; encoded by the coding sequence ATGCAATCAAGGACGCATAAAGCGATTTCGCCCACCCTGGTGGGGGAGATGGTGGAGCTTAAGGATGGTGAGGCTTCGGCGCAGCTCAAGACCTTCGCCGATATGTCCGCCGACGATCACGGTCTTGTTCACGGTGGCTTTACATTTGGTCTTGCCGATTATGCGGCCATGCTTGCGGTTAACGATCCGTTCGTCGTGTTGGGTGCAGCCGATGTTCGATTTTTGGCCCCTGTTCGCTGCGGTGATACCATGAAGGCTCACGCCATCCTCGAAAGTCGCGAAGGGAAGAAACACAGTGTTTTCTGTACTGTCGAGGTCGAGGGCAAGCGGGTTTTTGAGGCAACGTTTACTTGTTTCGTGCTGGAAAAACACATCCTTGACTGA